aaattgcTTATGTAGACAACCTTTCCCCTTATCACTGCACTATTTCTCCTCAATAAATATTCTCTGATGCACAATGAGTTTTGGCTTTATGCCAGAGGCATCTCATCCACAGGTCTTCAGTTATCTGTATTCTCGGGTATAAAAATTCATTTGCTTGAAAAGCAATCCAGGATTCAACATattcatgagattttttttctcagtaaaaaTTCCCTATTTTATGATGGCCTATGCAAAAATATTTGctgcactcaaaaagttttgttTCTGTGTGACATACAATAGAATTTATCTTCTCAAAATTTCCAGCTTTCAATTAATTCATATTGCCTTTAACCGAATATGAGGCTACACTGTTAGGAGATAATATTCCCTTGTTCAATGCATTGAAAAAAATCTGTCTCCTGAATAACTTTTCTGATGCTTACAAAGGccaaaattaatgagaaaatagCCAACTTTCTCTGAACTCATAGGTTGTCTCTCATATGAATCATCTTATATTCAGGGATATTTGACATCTCACTGAAGTCCTTCCAGCACTTACTGTGTTTGTGAAATTTGTTTCCTGTATGAATTTCCTGATGGGTAGTGAGAAAAGATTTGACAGAAAAAgatttcccacattcactgcactGATAAGGCATCTCTCCTGCATGACATCTCTCATGGACACTGAGGTATGATTTCTCAAAAAAGCTTTTCCCACATTGACTACATTGATATGGCTTTTCTCCTGTACAACATTTCTGATGCCTGATGAGCTGTGACTATTGGTTGAAGATTTGACCACATGGAATGCAtccatagggtttttctccagtatggcATCACTGATGGATAAGATGGCTCTTTTGGCAGAAGGCTTTTCCGCATTCATTGCATCTATGggatttctctccagtatgaatcaACTGATGTCTACAGAGCATTGCCATACTGCTAAACGCTTTTTGCCATTCAAGACACACAAAGGGCTTTTCTCCTGTATGTGTTCATTGATGTATAATGAGCATTGCTTTTTGTATAAAAGCTTTTCCACAATCAGTGCATTCACAGGGTTTCTTTCCTGCATGAGTCCTCTGATGGACAATGAGATGTGACTTATCTATAAAAGCTTTTCCACACTCAATGCATTCATAAGGCTTCTCTCctgtatgaattctctgatgtgtTATGAGAGATGACTTTTTATTAAAGGCTTTCCTACATTCCCTGCATTCATAAGGTTTTTCTCCTATATGCATTCTTTGATGAACAGTAAGCTGTGAGTTGTCtataaaagctttcccacattcactgcattCATAAGGTTTCTTTCCTGTATGAATTCTTGATATTATGAAGTGACTTTTTATTAAAGGATTTCCCTCATTCCTTGGATTCATGAGGTTTTCTTCCTGTATGATTTCTCTGATGTACAGTAAGCTGTGATGTGTGtataaaagctttcccacattcagTGCATTCATaaggtttttctcctgtgtgaattCTTTGATGTGTTATGAGGTGTGTGTTTTTATTAAAGCCTTTCCCACATTCCTTGCATTCATAGGATTTTTCTCCTACATGAATTCGCTGGTGAACAACAACCTGAGATTTACTACAGAAGGCCTTTTCACATTCTCTACATCAATAGGGTTTATCTCCTGTATGAATTCTTTGATGGATAATTGGGTTTGACTTCTGCATAAAACGTTTTTCACAATCACTACACGTGAAATGTTTCTCTCCTGTATGCACTCTGTAATGTAATCTGAGTGTTGCCTTCTCCCTGTAAGCCTTTCCAAATTCTTTGCCTTCGTAGGGTTTTTCTCCTTTATGAATCCTCTGGTGTAGAATGAGATGATACTTTGTTCTGAAGGCTTTCTGACACTCAGCACATCCATatggtttctctcctgtatgagtTCTCTGGTGCAGAGTGAGATGACATTTTGTACTGAAAGCTCTCTGACATTCACTGCACCGATATGGCTTCTCTCCTGTATGAGTTCTCTGGTATATGATAAGCTTTGActtatacccaaaggattttgaACATTCACTGCATTCATAAGGTTTCCTTTCTGTGTGAATTCTGTGATGTCTTGTAAAATTTGTCACTACACTGAAAGCCTTTACACATAAATTATGCTCACAGTACTTGCCTTGAGAGTGGAAGGTTTCAAGTATGGTGCAGAAAAGTGATTTCCCATGACTGTTTAATTCATCAGAGTTCATTTTTGCATGGCTTTTACTCtgaaaatttgaatataaattcTGTTTCAAACTTACTCCTCCTGAGTCACATTTATGGAATCTGTCTCTGAAGGGAACAAAGCTTGCActccaagaaaatatttttcccaatgcATTATTTTCACAGTCTATCTTCAAAGGTTCAACCTTCTTAATATCTTCCTGATGCCAATCATATGCTTGCCACATTAGTTctagtgaaaaacaaacaaaaaacaatgaattcTACCATTATCATGAAATGGAGAGGGATGGAATCTCAAGTTCATACACAAGAAAAATTCAGAAAGTGATCTGCAGATACACAGTGTAAGGCTGAGACAttcaataaaagaaatatataataggCTTGAAGGACACAGGTGTCATCAAACTTGGAAAAGATTCTAGGAATATTTGAAAGCATAATAGAAGAGGTCTATAAATATTGGGAGGAGGTGAAGGGTGGTTGTATCTAATAGGCTGCAAAAGAAGAGTGACTAAGCAAAAAGGCAAGGGCCAAATAGGCAAGAATCTCaaccagagggagaaaaagaggcaCATCTCCTATGAGTCATATATAGAAGCTGTGTCCACTTTTTCAGAACTCAGCTAGGGACAGAAGAGTTGTGATTACTGATCAGTTTTAGACCTCAGTCTTTCTAATACACTTTTTTTCCTGACTGACCAGAGTACaatttggttttaaaatcttactattcaggctgggcatggcggcttatgcccgtaatcccagcactttgggaggccgaggcaggtggatcacttgaggtcaggagttctatgTGCTATGTATCATTtagaaattttacatatattaacataATAATCTGCACAATAACCCTTGTTTAAGCactattatgttatttttatgagAAGAGATTTTTAAGTTTCCTAGCTGTGCCTTGTAGATCTGCCACATTTCCTTAAAGATTACTGTTCACTGGGTCCCTATGCTGGAACACAAAGactgaagaggaagaggaagatccATCAAAGATATTTCTTCACACTTGATGCCCAGGAAATATTTACTGATATCAAGGAATTTATGTGCTTTCTCCTTCTGGACAAAGTAAAtcttgtaacttttaaaaattctcttgtGATGGTTGACAGTACTGCCACAGAAATTTTTGCAACTTAATTTAGATCCTGCTACTTATACGGCATTGTCTAATTATTAGCACCTTTCAGGACCCTATGACCTGAAGATAGATCTCCCTTCCTAATTGGCTACTCTTGATCGTTTATTCTGTCTCCTAGTCTAACCACATCCCTGCCAGCCAGAGTGTACTTATATTCGTTTTTC
The sequence above is a segment of the Macaca nemestrina isolate mMacNem1 chromosome 20, mMacNem.hap1, whole genome shotgun sequence genome. Coding sequences within it:
- the LOC139360450 gene encoding zinc finger protein ZFP2-like; the protein is MNALNVGKLLYTHHSLLYIREIIQEENLMNPRNEGNPLIKSHFIISRIHTGKKPYECSECGKAFIDNSQLTVHQRMHIGEKPYECRECRKAFNKKSSLITHQRIHTGEKPYECIECGKAFIDKSHLIVHQRTHAGKKPCECTDCGKAFIQKAMLIIHQ